A region from the Salidesulfovibrio onnuriiensis genome encodes:
- a CDS encoding sulfide/dihydroorotate dehydrogenase-like FAD/NAD-binding protein has product MGYKILHKKELIPGQTSLLVIDAPQIAKKAQPGNFVILRIDEQGERVPLTIADKDREAGTITIVYLVVGKSTAQLQTLNEGDEILDVCGPLGKPTHIEKQGTVICVGGGTGIAAMHHIAKGHHEAGNHVVAIIGARTEELLLFQCELDGFCPEVLVATDDGSVGHKGFVTEVLKKRLEEDKNVSEVVAIGPVPMMEAVAKVTKEFGVKTTVSLNSIMVDGIGMCGACRCTVGGETKFACVDGPEFDGQQVDFAELKSRLWQFRDQEQKSMDGFKQEGGCRCHGK; this is encoded by the coding sequence ATGGGATACAAGATCTTGCACAAAAAGGAGCTGATCCCCGGCCAGACTTCGCTTCTGGTCATAGATGCTCCGCAAATCGCGAAAAAGGCACAACCCGGAAACTTCGTCATATTGCGGATTGACGAGCAGGGAGAGCGGGTTCCCTTGACCATCGCCGACAAGGACCGCGAAGCGGGCACCATCACCATCGTCTACCTGGTGGTGGGCAAGTCCACGGCCCAGCTCCAGACGCTGAACGAGGGCGACGAGATCCTCGACGTCTGCGGCCCGCTGGGCAAGCCGACCCATATCGAAAAGCAGGGCACTGTCATCTGCGTGGGCGGCGGCACGGGCATTGCGGCCATGCACCACATCGCCAAGGGGCACCACGAGGCGGGCAACCACGTGGTGGCCATCATCGGCGCGCGCACCGAGGAGCTGCTCCTGTTCCAATGCGAACTGGACGGTTTCTGTCCCGAAGTCCTGGTGGCCACGGACGACGGTTCCGTGGGGCACAAGGGCTTTGTCACCGAAGTGCTCAAGAAGCGCCTGGAAGAGGACAAGAACGTCTCCGAAGTGGTGGCCATCGGTCCCGTGCCCATGATGGAGGCCGTGGCCAAGGTCACCAAGGAATTCGGCGTCAAGACCACGGTCAGCCTCAACTCCATCATGGTGGACGGCATCGGCATGTGCGGAGCCTGCCGCTGCACCGTGGGCGGGGAAACCAAATTTGCTTGTGTGGATGGCCCGGAATTCGACGGCCAGCAGGTGGATTTCGCCGAGCTCAAGTCCCGCCTCTGGCAGTTCCGGGACCAGGAGCAGAAATCCATGGACGGGTTCAAGCAGGAGGGAGGGTGTCGCTGCCATGGCAAATAA
- a CDS encoding OmpA/MotB family protein → MGKKKKPEKCPPLALWLVTFSDLTTLLLTFFVLLLTMSSMDNSILTTVTLTTADLGLLERRGSGRVTATERLIAELMEKPWEVVDKKNRIKDLLYPEDTMPPELNRATLDENVEILARNDGVALVITDGLLFEEGQRELSPAGKYVVDQLIPVISYMSAPVNLIGYADTQEPGVNPYEISEDRALSVLGYMVEKGIGQKRFTLSAYGNDRPRYTGDNPALRAKNRRVEILLKTNRPIGSYP, encoded by the coding sequence ATGGGCAAGAAGAAAAAACCGGAAAAATGCCCGCCCCTGGCGCTCTGGCTGGTCACGTTCTCGGACCTGACCACCCTGCTGCTGACCTTTTTCGTGCTCCTGTTGACCATGTCGTCCATGGACAACAGCATCCTGACCACCGTGACCCTGACCACGGCGGACCTGGGCCTGCTGGAGCGGCGCGGCTCCGGGCGGGTCACGGCCACGGAGCGGCTCATTGCCGAGCTCATGGAAAAGCCCTGGGAAGTGGTGGACAAGAAAAACCGCATCAAGGACCTGCTCTACCCCGAGGACACCATGCCGCCCGAGCTGAACCGGGCCACCCTGGACGAAAACGTGGAGATCCTGGCCCGCAACGACGGCGTGGCCCTGGTCATCACCGACGGCCTGCTCTTCGAGGAGGGACAGCGGGAGCTTTCCCCGGCCGGGAAATACGTGGTGGACCAGCTCATACCGGTCATCAGCTACATGTCCGCGCCCGTGAACCTCATCGGCTATGCCGACACGCAGGAGCCCGGTGTGAATCCTTACGAAATTTCCGAGGACCGGGCCCTGTCCGTGCTCGGCTACATGGTGGAAAAGGGCATCGGCCAGAAGCGGTTCACCCTCTCGGCCTACGGCAATGACCGGCCGCGCTATACCGGGGACAATCCGGCCCTGCGGGCCAAGAACCGGCGGGTGGAGATCCTGCTCAAGACCAACCGGCCCATAGGCAGTTATCCCTAG
- a CDS encoding L-2-amino-thiazoline-4-carboxylic acid hydrolase: MKITQLERRKIEADMIGLLYRQMCEAMPQEAALAVVRAGLEKTAFRDGRAFAAQAPDGPSLEHFKSVVGLWAAGDAVEPEILEDGTDVFRLNILRCEYANAYRELGLPDELVRTISCCRDEPFARGYSERIEFRRTRTIAGGASHCDFLYRWKEG, from the coding sequence ATGAAGATCACCCAGCTGGAACGCAGGAAGATAGAGGCGGACATGATCGGGCTGCTCTACAGGCAGATGTGCGAGGCCATGCCCCAGGAGGCGGCCCTGGCCGTGGTGCGGGCGGGCCTGGAAAAAACGGCTTTTCGGGACGGGCGGGCTTTTGCGGCCCAGGCCCCGGACGGCCCGAGCCTGGAACATTTCAAAAGCGTGGTCGGGCTCTGGGCCGCGGGCGACGCCGTGGAGCCCGAGATTCTGGAGGACGGGACTGATGTCTTCCGGCTGAACATCCTGCGCTGCGAATATGCCAACGCCTACCGGGAGCTCGGCCTGCCCGACGAACTGGTGCGCACCATTTCCTGCTGCCGCGACGAGCCCTTTGCCCGGGGCTACAGCGAGCGCATCGAGTTCCGGCGCACCCGGACCATTGCCGGGGGTGCGTCCCACTGCGACTTCCTGTACCGCTGGAAGGAGGGCTGA
- the fliN gene encoding flagellar motor switch protein FliN, whose amino-acid sequence MADEQDKLAEEWAAALGGDEDGGDVADDDMAAMAADADTGASADEALADEWAAALADTEADDVRDEKEQAFLATQAHPAQFEDMTAEAKAATSDGMKRDLEFILDIPLDVSAELGRTKLLINELLQLGQGSVVELNKLAGEPLEIYVNGKLVARGEAVVINEKFGIRLTDIISPIERVKQLG is encoded by the coding sequence ATGGCTGACGAACAAGACAAACTCGCTGAAGAATGGGCCGCTGCACTGGGCGGAGACGAAGACGGCGGCGACGTCGCGGACGACGATATGGCGGCAATGGCGGCCGACGCCGACACCGGGGCGTCCGCGGACGAGGCGCTGGCCGATGAATGGGCCGCCGCGCTTGCGGACACCGAGGCCGACGACGTGCGCGACGAAAAGGAACAGGCCTTCCTGGCCACCCAGGCGCACCCGGCGCAGTTCGAGGACATGACCGCCGAGGCCAAGGCCGCCACCAGCGACGGCATGAAGCGCGACCTGGAGTTCATCCTGGACATCCCCCTGGATGTCTCGGCCGAACTGGGCCGCACCAAGCTGCTGATCAACGAGCTCCTGCAATTGGGCCAGGGCTCGGTGGTGGAGCTGAACAAGCTGGCGGGCGAACCCCTGGAAATCTACGTCAACGGCAAGCTGGTGGCGCGCGGCGAGGCCGTGGTCATCAACGAGAAATTCGGTATCCGCCTCACGGACATCATCAGCCCCATCGAACGGGTGAAGCAGCTTGGATAG
- a CDS encoding AEC family transporter has protein sequence MLHVILAVAPVFGLVLLGCVLRRLDFPGQGFWAVSERLTYYVLFPAMLVQGLSGREFQDSATPLATSLVLAVVCVAGLLQGVRHAVNLHGPAFTSVFQGAIRPNTYVGLSLAAALLGPDWMGLSAVALLTLIPLVNLLCVLTLSRHGDNGVGGVRRVLLELIRNPLILACAAGMAMNAFSLELPGVLSDLLNLLGRAALPMGLLAVGAGLRFAGVLASLKGVAVSSAAHLVLLPLLAVLFCSMLGAGNEATLAAVIFTAIPVSVSSFILARQMGGDHQLMAQIITAQTVLSVVTLPVLLLLLG, from the coding sequence ATGCTGCATGTGATTCTGGCCGTGGCCCCGGTGTTCGGGCTTGTCCTGCTCGGGTGCGTGCTGCGGCGTCTGGATTTTCCGGGTCAGGGCTTCTGGGCCGTGTCCGAGCGGCTGACCTATTACGTGCTTTTCCCGGCCATGCTGGTGCAGGGCCTTTCCGGCCGTGAATTCCAGGACAGCGCCACCCCGCTGGCCACCTCCCTGGTGCTGGCCGTGGTCTGCGTGGCGGGGCTGCTGCAAGGCGTCCGTCATGCCGTGAATCTCCACGGCCCGGCCTTTACCTCGGTCTTTCAGGGGGCCATCCGCCCCAATACCTATGTGGGGCTTTCCCTGGCCGCCGCCCTGCTGGGCCCGGACTGGATGGGGCTTTCCGCCGTGGCCCTGCTGACCCTCATCCCGCTGGTGAACCTGCTCTGCGTGCTGACGCTTTCGCGGCACGGGGACAACGGCGTGGGCGGCGTCCGCAGGGTGCTGCTGGAGCTGATCCGGAACCCGCTCATCCTGGCCTGTGCGGCGGGCATGGCCATGAACGCCTTTTCCCTGGAGCTGCCGGGCGTGCTTTCCGACCTGCTGAATCTGCTGGGCCGGGCCGCCCTGCCCATGGGCTTGCTGGCCGTGGGCGCGGGGCTGCGATTTGCGGGCGTGCTGGCGTCGCTCAAGGGCGTGGCCGTGTCCTCGGCCGCGCATCTCGTGCTGCTGCCCCTTTTGGCCGTGCTGTTCTGCTCCATGCTCGGCGCGGGCAACGAGGCGACCCTGGCGGCCGTCATCTTCACGGCCATTCCCGTGTCGGTGTCGTCCTTCATCCTTGCCCGGCAGATGGGCGGGGATCACCAACTCATGGCCCAGATCATCACCGCGCAGACCGTGCTGTCCGTGGTCACGCTGCCGGTGTTGCTGCTCTTGCTCGGTTAG
- the gltA gene encoding NADPH-dependent glutamate synthase: MANNTPKKPSKVGPRVPMPEQPAQERIRNFNEVALGYTREQAMAEAQRCLQCKKPLCQKGCPVEIDIKGFIGKICENDLEGAYSTILGTNSLPAVCGRVCPQENQCEGMCILGKKNEPVAIGRLERFVADTFHADDACEEITGTHACAMEREDLKVACIGAGPSSLTVAGNLASKGIRVKVFEALHEPGGVLIYGIPEFRLPKAIVAKEVAALKALGVEIVTNWVGGKTITIQDLLNEGYDAIFIGVGAGLPRFLNIPGENLVGVFSANEYLTRVNLGRAYNFPDYDTPTYMGRNVAVLGGGNVAMDAARTAQRMGADKVSIVYRRTQDEMPARLEELHHAIEEGIEIKALCGPLAFNGDDKGNLVSMTVQRMELGEPDASGRRSPVCIEGATEDVPCDMAIIAVGTRPNPILLEATPDMELNKWGYIQADEKTGETSIPNVFAGGDIVTGAATVISAMGAGRRAAMEIAKRLL, translated from the coding sequence ATGGCAAATAATACCCCCAAGAAACCCTCCAAGGTCGGCCCGCGCGTGCCCATGCCCGAGCAGCCGGCGCAGGAACGCATCCGCAATTTCAATGAAGTGGCCCTGGGATACACCCGCGAGCAGGCCATGGCCGAGGCGCAGCGCTGCCTGCAATGCAAGAAGCCCCTGTGCCAGAAGGGCTGCCCCGTGGAAATCGACATCAAGGGCTTTATCGGCAAGATCTGCGAAAACGATCTGGAAGGCGCCTACAGCACCATCCTGGGCACCAACTCCCTGCCCGCGGTCTGCGGCCGGGTCTGCCCCCAGGAAAACCAGTGCGAAGGCATGTGCATCCTGGGCAAGAAGAACGAGCCCGTGGCCATCGGCCGCCTGGAGCGCTTCGTGGCCGACACCTTCCACGCCGACGACGCCTGCGAGGAGATCACCGGCACCCACGCCTGCGCCATGGAGCGCGAGGACCTCAAGGTGGCCTGCATCGGCGCGGGCCCCTCGTCCCTGACCGTGGCCGGGAACCTGGCCTCCAAGGGCATCAGGGTCAAGGTCTTCGAGGCCCTGCACGAGCCGGGCGGCGTGCTCATCTACGGCATTCCCGAATTCCGCCTGCCCAAGGCGATCGTGGCCAAGGAAGTGGCCGCGCTCAAGGCCCTGGGCGTGGAAATCGTCACCAACTGGGTCGGCGGCAAGACCATCACCATCCAGGACCTGCTCAACGAGGGATACGACGCCATCTTCATCGGCGTGGGCGCGGGCCTGCCCCGCTTCCTGAACATCCCGGGCGAAAACTTGGTGGGCGTGTTCTCGGCCAACGAATACCTGACCCGCGTCAACCTCGGCCGGGCCTACAACTTCCCGGACTACGACACCCCCACCTACATGGGCAGGAATGTGGCCGTGCTCGGCGGCGGCAACGTGGCCATGGACGCGGCCCGCACGGCCCAGCGCATGGGCGCGGACAAGGTGTCCATCGTCTACCGCCGCACGCAGGATGAAATGCCCGCGCGCCTGGAAGAGCTGCACCACGCCATCGAGGAAGGCATCGAGATCAAGGCCCTGTGCGGCCCGCTGGCCTTCAACGGCGACGACAAGGGCAACCTCGTGTCCATGACCGTTCAGCGCATGGAGCTGGGCGAGCCCGACGCGTCCGGCCGCCGCAGCCCGGTCTGCATCGAAGGGGCCACCGAGGACGTGCCGTGCGACATGGCCATCATCGCCGTGGGCACGCGCCCGAACCCGATCCTGCTCGAAGCCACCCCGGACATGGAGCTCAACAAGTGGGGCTACATCCAGGCCGACGAGAAGACCGGCGAAACCTCCATCCCCAACGTCTTTGCCGGCGGCGACATCGTCACCGGCGCGGCCACGGTCATCTCGGCCATGGGCGCCGGACGCCGCGCGGCCATGGAAATCGCCAAGCGGCTGCTGTAA
- a CDS encoding motility protein A: MDLGTVIGIVLSFGLVLAAIMTGSSLMIFVSVPSALIVLGGTIGAALVNYPMNYVIGVIAVIKNTFFSSLDSPSMVIDRFKDYANRARREGILSLEPLLKEIDDDYMRKGLQLTVDGLEPQTIQEILETEISYLQERHETGADVVAVMGTLAPAMGMIGTVIGLVQMLQTMSDPSTIGPAMAVALLTTLYGAILANLVLNPMSGKLKTRSKEEVLLREMILEGILAISKGENPRIIEEKLNSYLPPKDRVTED, encoded by the coding sequence ATGGATCTAGGAACCGTCATAGGAATTGTGCTCTCCTTCGGATTGGTGCTGGCGGCGATCATGACCGGCAGCAGCCTGATGATCTTCGTTTCCGTGCCCTCCGCCCTCATCGTGCTCGGCGGCACCATCGGGGCCGCCCTGGTGAACTACCCCATGAACTACGTCATCGGGGTCATAGCGGTCATCAAGAACACCTTTTTCTCCTCCCTGGACAGCCCGTCCATGGTCATCGACCGTTTCAAGGACTACGCCAACCGCGCCCGCCGCGAAGGCATCCTCTCCCTGGAGCCGCTGCTCAAGGAGATCGACGACGACTACATGCGCAAGGGCCTGCAACTCACCGTGGACGGCCTGGAGCCCCAGACCATCCAGGAAATCCTCGAGACCGAGATCTCCTATCTGCAGGAGCGCCATGAAACCGGCGCGGACGTGGTGGCGGTCATGGGCACCCTGGCCCCGGCCATGGGCATGATCGGTACGGTTATCGGCCTGGTGCAGATGCTCCAGACCATGAGCGACCCCAGCACCATCGGCCCGGCCATGGCCGTGGCCCTGCTGACCACCCTATACGGCGCGATCCTGGCGAACCTGGTCCTCAACCCCATGTCCGGGAAGCTCAAGACGCGCAGCAAGGAGGAAGTGCTGCTGCGCGAAATGATCCTGGAAGGGATCCTGGCCATCTCCAAGGGCGAAAACCCGCGCATCATCGAGGAAAAGCTGAACAGCTACCTGCCGCCCAAGGACCGGGTGACCGAGGACTAG
- a CDS encoding flagellar basal body-associated FliL family protein: protein MADEELQDQDVQPKKGGKLKWIIIAVLLVVLAGGGYFAYTKFFAAPAEDAQAEKTDQSQDQQMMEEAEGTLVPLPLFLVNLADPLGRRYLKLGVEVEVRDEKVTESLNKNEAKIKDTMLLLLSSKTFDDLSTLKSKVELKQEIVRRLNQILGNGSILRVYITEMVIQ from the coding sequence GTGGCAGACGAAGAACTCCAGGATCAAGACGTACAACCGAAAAAGGGCGGCAAGCTCAAGTGGATCATCATTGCCGTGCTGCTTGTTGTGCTGGCAGGCGGGGGCTACTTCGCATACACCAAGTTCTTTGCGGCCCCGGCCGAGGACGCCCAGGCCGAAAAGACCGATCAGTCCCAGGACCAGCAGATGATGGAAGAGGCCGAAGGCACCCTGGTGCCCCTGCCCCTGTTCCTGGTCAACCTGGCCGACCCCCTGGGCCGACGCTACCTCAAGCTGGGCGTCGAGGTGGAGGTGCGCGACGAGAAGGTCACCGAATCCCTGAACAAGAACGAGGCCAAGATCAAGGACACCATGCTGCTTCTGCTTTCCAGCAAGACCTTTGACGACCTGTCCACGCTCAAGTCCAAGGTGGAGCTCAAGCAGGAGATCGTGCGCAGGCTCAACCAGATCCTGGGCAACGGCAGCATCCTGCGAGTGTACATTACGGAAATGGTTATCCAGTAG
- a CDS encoding YggS family pyridoxal phosphate-dependent enzyme: MTDLERELAGRMARVQEEVAETARNCGRNPGDVTIVAVSKIHPAESIRALHASGQVDFGENYVQEALGKQETLADLDLRWHFIGGLQSNKAKFVAGQFALVHSVDSLKLAKMLDKKASELGVVQDILVQVNIAHEEQKSGIYEDNLFEMAEEVAGLENLHLVGLMTMPPFFDEPERARPVFARLRELRDSLEPRLDMKLPHLSMGMTGDFVPAVEEGATLVRIGTRIFGPRPYKK, from the coding sequence ATGACTGATCTGGAAAGGGAATTGGCCGGGCGCATGGCCCGGGTGCAAGAGGAAGTGGCCGAGACTGCCAGGAACTGCGGCAGGAACCCAGGGGACGTGACCATCGTGGCCGTGTCCAAGATCCATCCGGCCGAGTCCATCCGGGCGCTGCACGCATCGGGGCAGGTGGATTTCGGGGAAAACTATGTCCAGGAGGCCCTGGGCAAGCAGGAAACCCTGGCGGACCTGGACCTGCGCTGGCACTTCATCGGGGGTCTGCAGAGCAACAAGGCCAAGTTCGTGGCCGGGCAGTTCGCCCTGGTGCACAGCGTGGATTCGCTCAAGCTGGCGAAGATGCTGGACAAGAAAGCCTCGGAGCTGGGAGTCGTGCAGGACATCCTGGTCCAGGTCAACATAGCGCACGAGGAACAGAAGTCCGGCATTTACGAGGACAACCTCTTTGAAATGGCCGAGGAAGTGGCCGGGCTGGAAAACCTTCATCTGGTCGGGCTCATGACCATGCCGCCGTTTTTCGACGAGCCCGAGCGCGCCCGCCCGGTGTTCGCACGGCTCCGGGAACTGCGCGACAGCCTGGAGCCCCGGCTGGACATGAAGCTGCCGCACCTTTCCATGGGCATGACCGGCGACTTTGTCCCGGCCGTGGAGGAAGGCGCGACCCTGGTGCGTATCGGAACAAGGATTTTCGGGCCACGCCCGTATAAAAAGTAA
- a CDS encoding DUF116 domain-containing protein, with product MIAPKQIRRTRKRLFIGLISAACFVVCLLLMLLWLIPYIGLDAIHPVAKWILGGLLVFLGGFVCWAYWGLFLNIVLKRPIPGSRRFRGLAIKLFLPLMVLVGKGLGIDKKAIMLSFVSVNNELVLAEASRYDPKDILLLMPHCLQCSTCDKRLTYDINNCKRCGKCPIAGLLDLHDKYGVHLAVATGGTIARRIVVQLRPKLIIAVACQRDLSSGIQDTYPLPVFGVLNERPNGPCLDTTVDLELVEQALHRFLREDARSRPKGVAIGTGEAVKL from the coding sequence ATGATCGCACCGAAACAAATCAGAAGAACCAGAAAGCGCCTGTTCATCGGCCTGATCAGCGCGGCCTGCTTTGTGGTCTGCCTGCTGCTCATGCTGCTCTGGCTCATCCCCTATATCGGCCTCGACGCCATCCACCCGGTGGCGAAATGGATTCTCGGCGGCCTGCTCGTCTTCCTGGGCGGGTTCGTGTGCTGGGCCTACTGGGGCCTGTTCCTGAACATCGTGCTCAAGCGCCCCATCCCGGGCTCGCGCCGCTTCCGGGGCCTGGCCATCAAGCTCTTCCTGCCCCTCATGGTCCTGGTGGGCAAGGGGCTCGGCATCGACAAGAAGGCCATCATGCTCTCCTTTGTCAGCGTCAACAACGAGCTGGTGCTGGCCGAGGCAAGCCGCTACGACCCCAAGGACATCCTGCTGCTCATGCCGCACTGTCTGCAATGCAGCACCTGCGACAAGCGCCTGACCTACGACATCAACAATTGCAAACGCTGCGGCAAGTGCCCCATCGCCGGGCTCCTGGACCTGCACGACAAGTACGGCGTGCACCTGGCCGTGGCCACGGGCGGCACCATCGCCCGGCGCATCGTGGTCCAGCTCCGGCCCAAGCTCATCATTGCAGTGGCCTGCCAGCGCGACCTTTCCAGCGGCATCCAGGACACCTATCCCCTGCCCGTGTTCGGCGTGCTCAACGAGCGGCCCAACGGCCCCTGCCTGGACACCACCGTGGACCTGGAGCTGGTGGAGCAGGCCCTGCACCGCTTCCTGCGGGAGGATGCCCGGTCCCGCCCCAAGGGCGTGGCCATCGGTACGGGCGAGGCAGTTAAGTTGTAG
- a CDS encoding transcription antitermination factor NusB, protein MPAPKNNTPKRLPPAREAALEALHRCLGADTDIQGALDRALSSRRNMDPRDAALATELCYGYLRLKGRLEYILSRYLKDPSQLPPKMRLAMGVAAYELLYLERIPAYSTVNWAVDFAKTKPNARLTGLFNAVLRRVSELGDEVHDMEWYAEGATEIETLCRYYSCPEWIIQLWTNGYGQDIARHYLEAQVRPPAIGLNLYRHPDADILYNELAANPGIIDIDGMSFALQPGTPLPKADPPMDRQSFAARQVVEMLGPKQWPTPIWDACAGRGGKSRVLKEMGIDDIFASDVHLGRLNALHRELPKIPVFAARADQEPPIKGAGSILLDLPCSGLGVLSRRPDTKWRRTPHNVAELEQLQARILDKAVSVLKPGGTIAIITCTLNPDENERQLDRLLKRHAHAQVGDTFTTSPDSHLNEFFWGAVVKV, encoded by the coding sequence ATGCCCGCACCCAAGAACAACACACCCAAACGACTGCCCCCGGCCCGCGAAGCGGCCCTCGAGGCCCTGCACCGCTGCCTGGGAGCGGATACGGATATCCAGGGAGCCCTGGACCGAGCCCTTTCCAGCCGCCGGAACATGGACCCGCGCGACGCGGCCCTGGCCACCGAGCTCTGCTACGGATACCTGCGCCTCAAGGGACGGCTGGAATACATCCTGTCCCGCTACCTCAAGGACCCGTCCCAGCTGCCGCCCAAGATGCGGCTGGCCATGGGCGTTGCCGCCTACGAGCTGCTCTACCTGGAGCGCATCCCTGCCTATTCCACGGTGAACTGGGCCGTGGACTTCGCCAAGACCAAGCCCAACGCGCGGCTCACCGGCCTGTTCAACGCGGTGCTGCGCAGGGTCTCCGAGCTCGGGGACGAAGTCCACGACATGGAATGGTACGCGGAAGGGGCCACGGAAATCGAGACGCTCTGCCGCTACTATTCCTGCCCGGAATGGATCATTCAGCTGTGGACCAACGGCTACGGCCAGGACATTGCCCGGCACTACCTGGAGGCCCAGGTCCGGCCCCCGGCCATCGGCCTGAACCTCTACCGGCACCCGGACGCGGACATCCTCTACAACGAGCTGGCCGCCAACCCGGGCATCATCGACATCGACGGCATGAGCTTCGCGCTCCAGCCGGGCACGCCCCTGCCCAAGGCCGACCCGCCCATGGACCGCCAGAGCTTTGCGGCCCGCCAGGTGGTGGAGATGCTCGGCCCCAAGCAGTGGCCCACGCCCATCTGGGACGCCTGCGCCGGACGCGGCGGCAAGAGCCGGGTGCTCAAGGAAATGGGCATCGACGACATCTTCGCCAGCGACGTGCACCTGGGGAGGCTGAACGCCCTGCACCGCGAGCTGCCCAAGATACCGGTCTTCGCGGCCCGGGCCGACCAGGAGCCGCCCATCAAGGGCGCGGGCTCCATCCTGCTGGACCTGCCCTGCTCGGGGCTCGGCGTGCTCTCGCGCAGGCCGGACACCAAGTGGCGGCGCACTCCGCACAACGTTGCCGAGCTGGAACAGCTCCAGGCGCGCATCCTGGACAAGGCGGTCTCCGTGCTCAAGCCCGGCGGCACCATCGCCATCATCACCTGCACGCTCAACCCGGACGAAAACGAGCGCCAGCTCGACCGGCTGCTCAAGCGCCACGCCCACGCACAGGTGGGGGATACCTTCACCACGTCTCCGGATTCCCATTTGAATGAGTTCTTCTGGGGTGCCGTGGTCAAAGTCTGA
- the fliO gene encoding flagellar biosynthetic protein FliO, with translation MDSTAFSANATAAAPLGDAGIGSVFSTAGYLCLILGVIFLAYWLLRRYGPYGATPARGGSHNPRLLGRLLLGNRQSVTVVRYRDKTLVLGVTEERISLLTELEGEEEEEEDGSLSMNFASLLKRNVDGSDS, from the coding sequence TTGGATAGCACGGCATTTTCCGCCAACGCCACGGCAGCTGCGCCGCTGGGGGACGCAGGTATCGGCAGTGTCTTTTCCACGGCCGGGTACCTGTGCCTGATCCTGGGCGTCATTTTTCTGGCTTATTGGCTCCTGAGGCGCTACGGCCCCTATGGCGCCACGCCGGCCCGGGGCGGCTCGCACAACCCCCGGCTGCTGGGGCGGCTCCTGCTCGGCAACCGCCAGAGCGTGACCGTGGTGCGCTACAGGGACAAGACCCTGGTGCTCGGGGTGACCGAGGAACGGATCTCCCTGCTCACCGAGCTGGAAGGCGAGGAAGAGGAAGAAGAGGACGGCTCCCTGTCCATGAATTTCGCAAGTCTGCTCAAGAGGAACGTCGATGGTTCGGATTCCTGA
- a CDS encoding OmpA/MotB family protein — translation MAKKKKKSNCEEMPPWLITFTDVMTLMLTFFVLLVSMAKVDERRKLIALGSIIGTFGWHDQSYEVFSKQNTRKTVEPGPIDTGDLLHLQPLLWDYADEDLNFQSNRFVQVLSVNTDVLFDSGGTTLSPEGERFMQTVLPTLRNVDYPLLLAGHTSELRDELGQAYKPGDEDRIPDLSWKISLARSLAVYRWLIDNGMDPEKLKVEGFGKFAPARGMDTPEDRRMNRRVDFVLDKRSSLERDRLEELPERTREEPGSIDVDGFIFDVRDTTPEP, via the coding sequence ATGGCCAAAAAGAAAAAGAAAAGCAATTGCGAGGAGATGCCGCCGTGGCTCATCACATTCACGGACGTCATGACCCTTATGCTGACCTTTTTCGTGCTCCTGGTTTCCATGGCCAAGGTGGACGAACGCCGCAAGCTCATCGCCCTGGGCTCCATCATCGGCACCTTCGGCTGGCACGACCAGTCCTATGAAGTCTTTTCCAAGCAAAACACCCGCAAGACCGTGGAGCCCGGCCCCATCGACACCGGCGACCTCCTGCACCTGCAACCCCTGCTCTGGGACTATGCGGACGAGGACCTGAACTTCCAGTCCAACCGCTTCGTGCAGGTGCTCTCGGTCAACACGGACGTGCTCTTCGACTCCGGCGGCACCACGCTCTCTCCCGAGGGCGAGCGCTTCATGCAGACCGTGCTGCCCACCCTGCGCAACGTGGACTATCCCCTGCTCCTGGCGGGCCACACCTCGGAGCTGCGCGACGAGCTGGGCCAGGCCTACAAGCCCGGGGACGAGGACAGGATCCCGGACCTGTCCTGGAAGATCTCCCTGGCTCGTTCCCTGGCGGTTTACCGTTGGCTTATCGATAACGGAATGGATCCCGAAAAGCTCAAGGTGGAGGGCTTCGGCAAGTTCGCTCCGGCGCGCGGCATGGACACCCCCGAGGACCGGCGCATGAACCGCCGGGTGGACTTCGTGCTCGACAAGCGCTCCTCCCTGGAACGCGACAGGCTCGAGGAACTGCCCGAGCGCACCAGGGAAGAGCCCGGCAGCATCGATGTGGACGGATTCATCTTCGACGTGCGCGACACCACACCGGAGCCATGA